In Nocardia yunnanensis, one DNA window encodes the following:
- a CDS encoding FitA-like ribbon-helix-helix domain-containing protein: protein MALQIRDVPDEVRDTLAEQAARRGQSLQAFLLGLVEREARLVHNEQMFAETADLRIEIPDDLSPETIIREGRERGFDLDREDDHE from the coding sequence GTGGCACTGCAGATTCGCGACGTTCCGGATGAAGTTCGCGACACGCTAGCCGAGCAGGCGGCCCGTCGGGGTCAATCCCTGCAGGCGTTCCTGCTCGGCTTGGTCGAACGCGAGGCACGGCTGGTACACAACGAGCAGATGTTCGCCGAGACCGCTGATCTCCGGATCGAGATCCCCGATGATCTGAGTCCGGAGACCATCATTCGCGAAGGCCGTGAGCGAGGCTTCGATCTCGACCGAGAGGACGACCACGAGTGA
- a CDS encoding type II toxin-antitoxin system VapC family toxin: MIVVDAATWVRALIDSGPSGAAARQALTADSDWAAPAHMPVEVLRTIRKYEFSQLLSREQAQKFAEQMWAAEVRYSHPAPWLLAAIWRYRHTVSPYDAAYLALALRHDAPLVTLDLRLEKAASALGARTIVPSP; this comes from the coding sequence GTGATAGTCGTCGATGCGGCCACATGGGTCCGAGCACTGATCGACAGCGGCCCGTCCGGTGCGGCCGCCCGCCAGGCGCTCACCGCGGATTCGGACTGGGCGGCCCCCGCCCACATGCCGGTGGAGGTGCTCCGGACCATCCGCAAATACGAGTTCAGCCAACTTCTCTCACGTGAACAAGCACAGAAGTTCGCAGAGCAGATGTGGGCCGCGGAGGTCCGGTACAGCCACCCCGCGCCCTGGTTGCTCGCCGCGATCTGGCGGTATCGGCACACCGTCAGCCCATACGATGCCGCGTACTTGGCACTGGCGCTCAGACATGATGCGCCATTGGTAACCCTGGACCTTCGGCTGGAGAAGGCCGCATCGGCACTCGGCGCCCGGACGATAGTTCCGTCCCCCTGA
- a CDS encoding CoA-acylating methylmalonate-semialdehyde dehydrogenase, which produces MVRELTHFVGGKHLPGTSGNFGDVFNPSTGQVQAKVPLASKSEVEAVIANAAEAQPAWAATNPQRRARVLMKFLTLVQDEMDSLAAVLSGEHGKTIADAKGDIQRGLEVIEFACGIPHLLKGEYTESAGTGIDVYSMRQPLGVVAGITPFNFPAMIPLWKAGPALACGNAFVLKPSERDPSVPLRLAELFLEAGLPAGIFNVVNGDKEAVDTLLHDERIKAVGFVGSTPIAQYIYETASANGKRAQCFGGAKNHAIVMPDADLDDVADQLIGAGYGSAGERCMAISVAVPVGEETANRLRAKLVERIEKLNVGVSDDPGADFGPLVGRDGVDRVNNYVQIGVDEGAELVIDGRGLVVEGGEDGFFAGASLFDNVTADMRIYQEEIFGPVLSIVRAKDFEEGLRLANEHEYGNGVAIFTRDGDTARDFAARVQVGMVGINVPIPVPIAYHTFGGWKRSGFGDLNQHGPDSIRFYTKTKTVTQRWPAGLKESNAFVIPTMD; this is translated from the coding sequence ATGGTTCGCGAACTCACTCATTTCGTCGGCGGAAAGCACCTCCCGGGAACTTCGGGCAACTTCGGCGATGTGTTCAATCCCAGCACCGGACAGGTTCAGGCCAAGGTGCCGCTGGCGAGCAAGAGTGAGGTCGAGGCGGTCATCGCGAACGCCGCCGAGGCCCAGCCCGCGTGGGCGGCCACCAACCCGCAGCGGCGCGCCCGGGTGCTGATGAAGTTCCTGACCCTGGTGCAGGACGAGATGGACTCCCTGGCCGCGGTGCTGTCCGGCGAGCACGGCAAGACCATCGCCGACGCCAAGGGCGATATCCAGCGCGGCCTCGAGGTCATCGAATTCGCCTGCGGCATCCCGCATCTGCTCAAGGGCGAGTACACCGAGAGCGCCGGCACCGGCATCGACGTGTACTCCATGCGCCAGCCGCTGGGCGTGGTCGCGGGCATCACCCCGTTCAACTTCCCGGCCATGATCCCGCTGTGGAAGGCCGGTCCCGCGCTGGCCTGCGGTAATGCCTTCGTGCTCAAGCCCTCCGAGCGCGACCCGTCGGTGCCGCTGCGGCTGGCCGAGCTGTTCCTCGAGGCCGGACTGCCCGCGGGCATCTTCAATGTCGTCAACGGCGACAAGGAAGCCGTGGACACGCTGCTGCACGACGAGCGGATCAAGGCCGTCGGCTTCGTCGGCTCCACCCCGATCGCGCAGTACATCTACGAGACCGCGTCCGCCAACGGCAAGCGCGCCCAGTGCTTCGGCGGGGCCAAGAACCACGCCATCGTCATGCCCGACGCCGACCTCGACGATGTCGCCGACCAGCTCATCGGCGCGGGCTACGGCTCCGCCGGTGAGCGCTGCATGGCCATCTCGGTCGCGGTGCCGGTGGGCGAGGAGACCGCGAATCGCCTGCGCGCCAAGCTGGTCGAGCGCATCGAGAAGCTCAATGTCGGCGTCTCCGACGATCCGGGCGCGGACTTCGGCCCGCTGGTCGGGCGCGACGGCGTGGACCGGGTGAACAACTATGTGCAGATCGGCGTCGACGAAGGCGCGGAGCTGGTCATCGACGGGCGCGGGCTGGTCGTGGAGGGCGGCGAGGACGGATTCTTCGCGGGCGCTTCGCTGTTCGACAACGTCACCGCCGATATGCGCATCTACCAGGAAGAGATCTTCGGCCCGGTGCTGTCGATCGTGCGCGCCAAGGACTTCGAAGAGGGCCTGCGGCTGGCCAACGAGCACGAATACGGCAATGGCGTCGCCATCTTCACCCGCGACGGCGACACCGCCCGCGACTTCGCCGCCCGCGTGCAGGTCGGCATGGTCGGCATCAACGTCCCGATCCCGGTCCCGATCGCGTACCACACCTTCGGCGGCTGGAAGCGTTCCGGCTTCGGCGATCTCAACCAGCACGGCCCGGACTCGATCCGCTTCTACACCAAGACCAAGACGGTGACGCAGCGCTGGCCCGCAGGCCTGAAGGAGTCCAACGCCTTCGTCATCCCGACCATGGACTGA
- the icmF gene encoding fused isobutyryl-CoA mutase/GTPase IcmF has protein sequence MPELHVPVHPVRFVTAAALFDGHDAAINIMRRILQAQGAEVIHLGHNRAVREVVDAAVTEDVQGVAVSSYQGGHIEYFEYLAQALKEAGAGHVKIFGGGGGVIIPEEIARLAAAGVTIFSPEDGQRLGLPGMINRLISACDVDLSLEPAGVDAVLSGDRAALARTLTCLQQGTLPEEDRAALTAAAAARHVPVLGITGTGGSGKSSLTDELIRRLRTDQQDKLRVAVLAVDPTRRRGGGALLGDRIRMNALDGERVYFRSLATRGERELPHDIDTMVIACKAAGFDLIVLETPGIGQGDAAIAEHVDVSLYVMTPEFGAASQLEKIDMLDYADVVAINKFERRGAEDALRDVSRQLVRNREDFHAMPEDIPVFGTSAATFNDDGVTALYQHLAGLLGEQGLPLQEGTLPRVDTRASTRFAQIIPPARVRYLAEIAETVRDYHADTARQVEAAQRVQRIEQVLDELTTTSSSSRRALGRDPHDETLDSGQKHAGMTEVAALLEDARADLTPENAALLAEWPTVAESYRGEEQVVKVRDRELRTTLRRETLSGSSIPRVALPRFTDHGELLRFLRSENLPGRFPFTAGVFAFKRDNEDPARMFAGEGDAFRTNRRFKVLSEHSEAKRLSTAFDSVTLYGHDPAERPDIYGKVGTSGVSIASLDDMKALYDGFDLDAPTTSVSMTINGPAPTILAYYLNAAIDQAVQQFSAEQGREPTAEEAAQLRARTLATVRGTVQADILKEDQGQNTCIFSTEFSLRMMADIQEWFVRNGVRNFYSVSISGYHIAEAGANPISQLAFTLANGFTYVEAYLARGMRIDDFAPNLSFFFSNGMDAEYSVIGRVARRIWAIAMRDRYGANDRSQKLKYHIQTSGRSLHAQEMSFNDIRTTLQALIAVYDNCNSLHTNAYDEAVTTPTEESVRRALAIQLIINREWGLAMNENPLQGSFVIDELTDLVEEAVLREFERISERGGVLGAMETGYQRGRIQDESMLYERRKHDGSLPIIGVNTFRNPHEEEHRVLELARGTEAEKQSQLQRVRDFTDRHRDESPAALARLATAAAGDDNVFDVLMDAARVCTLQQITDTFFTVGGQYRRNV, from the coding sequence ATGCCCGAGTTGCATGTCCCGGTTCATCCCGTGCGGTTCGTGACCGCCGCTGCCCTGTTCGACGGCCATGACGCGGCCATCAACATCATGCGCAGAATCCTGCAGGCCCAGGGGGCCGAGGTGATTCACCTAGGGCATAACCGGGCCGTGCGGGAGGTCGTGGACGCGGCGGTCACCGAGGACGTGCAGGGGGTGGCGGTCAGCTCGTATCAGGGCGGGCACATCGAGTACTTCGAGTATCTGGCGCAGGCGCTGAAAGAGGCCGGGGCCGGGCACGTGAAGATCTTCGGCGGGGGCGGCGGGGTGATCATTCCCGAGGAGATCGCGCGGCTCGCCGCGGCGGGGGTGACGATCTTCTCGCCGGAGGACGGGCAGCGGCTCGGACTGCCGGGGATGATCAATCGGCTGATTTCCGCTTGCGACGTGGATCTTTCGCTCGAGCCCGCCGGTGTGGACGCGGTATTGAGCGGTGATCGCGCGGCTTTGGCGCGGACGCTGACCTGCTTGCAGCAGGGCACGTTGCCCGAGGAGGATCGCGCGGCCCTGACCGCCGCGGCGGCCGCCCGCCACGTGCCTGTGCTGGGCATCACCGGCACCGGTGGCTCCGGAAAGTCCTCTCTCACAGACGAACTCATCCGCCGACTGCGCACCGATCAGCAGGACAAGCTGCGGGTGGCGGTGCTGGCGGTGGACCCGACGCGGCGGCGCGGCGGCGGCGCGCTGCTGGGCGACCGGATCCGGATGAACGCCCTCGACGGGGAGCGGGTGTACTTCCGCTCGCTGGCCACGCGCGGGGAGCGCGAGCTGCCGCACGATATCGACACCATGGTGATCGCCTGCAAGGCAGCGGGATTCGATCTGATCGTCCTGGAGACGCCCGGCATCGGGCAGGGCGATGCGGCCATTGCCGAGCACGTGGACGTATCGCTGTATGTGATGACGCCGGAGTTCGGGGCGGCCTCCCAGCTCGAGAAGATCGACATGCTGGATTACGCGGATGTGGTGGCCATCAACAAGTTCGAGCGGCGCGGCGCCGAGGACGCGCTGCGAGACGTGTCACGCCAGCTGGTGCGCAATCGCGAGGATTTTCACGCCATGCCGGAGGACATACCGGTATTCGGCACCAGCGCCGCCACTTTCAACGACGACGGGGTGACCGCGCTCTACCAGCACTTGGCGGGGCTGCTCGGCGAACAGGGCCTGCCACTGCAGGAGGGCACACTCCCCCGCGTCGACACCCGCGCCTCCACTCGCTTCGCCCAAATCATTCCGCCCGCCCGGGTGCGGTACTTGGCCGAAATCGCCGAAACGGTCCGGGATTACCACGCGGACACAGCACGCCAGGTCGAAGCGGCGCAACGGGTGCAGCGGATCGAACAGGTACTCGACGAATTGACGACGACCTCTTCGTCATCCCGGCGTGCTCTTGGCCGGGATCCACACGACGAGACGTTGGATTCCGGCCAAAAGCACGCCGGAATGACGGAGGTGGCGGCGCTGCTGGAGGATGCCCGCGCGGACCTGACCCCGGAAAATGCCGCCTTACTTGCCGAATGGCCCACCGTCGCCGAATCGTATCGGGGCGAGGAGCAGGTCGTGAAGGTCCGCGATCGGGAGTTGCGGACCACGTTGCGGCGCGAAACTCTGTCCGGCAGTTCGATTCCGCGGGTGGCGTTGCCGCGGTTCACCGATCACGGAGAACTGCTGCGGTTCTTGCGGTCGGAGAATCTACCGGGGCGGTTCCCGTTCACGGCCGGGGTGTTCGCGTTCAAGCGCGACAACGAGGATCCCGCGCGCATGTTCGCCGGCGAAGGCGATGCCTTCCGCACGAATCGCCGGTTCAAGGTGTTGTCGGAACATTCCGAGGCCAAACGGCTTTCGACCGCTTTCGATTCGGTGACGCTGTACGGGCACGATCCGGCGGAGCGGCCCGACATCTACGGGAAGGTGGGGACCTCCGGGGTTTCCATCGCCTCGCTCGACGATATGAAAGCGCTCTACGACGGCTTCGATCTGGACGCGCCGACGACCTCGGTGTCGATGACGATCAATGGTCCCGCGCCGACGATTCTGGCCTACTACCTGAATGCCGCGATCGACCAAGCGGTACAACAGTTCTCGGCCGAGCAGGGCCGCGAACCGACCGCCGAGGAGGCCGCGCAGTTGCGGGCCCGCACGCTCGCGACCGTGCGCGGCACCGTGCAGGCCGACATCCTCAAGGAGGATCAGGGACAGAACACCTGCATCTTCTCCACCGAATTCAGTCTGCGCATGATGGCCGACATTCAGGAATGGTTCGTGCGCAACGGGGTTCGCAATTTCTACTCGGTGTCGATCTCCGGCTATCACATCGCCGAGGCCGGGGCGAATCCCATCAGTCAGCTGGCGTTCACGCTCGCCAACGGTTTCACCTATGTGGAGGCGTATCTGGCGCGCGGTATGCGCATCGACGATTTCGCGCCCAACCTGTCGTTCTTCTTCTCCAACGGCATGGACGCCGAATACTCGGTGATCGGGCGGGTGGCGCGGCGCATCTGGGCGATCGCCATGCGAGACCGCTACGGGGCCAACGACCGGTCCCAGAAGCTCAAGTACCACATTCAGACCTCCGGGCGGTCGCTGCACGCACAGGAGATGAGCTTCAACGACATTCGCACCACCCTGCAGGCGCTCATCGCCGTCTACGACAATTGCAACAGCCTGCACACCAACGCCTACGACGAGGCCGTCACCACGCCCACCGAGGAATCCGTGCGCCGCGCGCTGGCGATTCAGCTCATCATCAACCGCGAGTGGGGGTTGGCGATGAACGAGAATCCGCTGCAGGGCAGCTTTGTCATCGACGAGCTGACCGATCTGGTCGAGGAGGCGGTGCTGCGGGAGTTCGAGCGCATCAGCGAACGCGGCGGCGTGCTGGGCGCGATGGAGACCGGCTACCAGCGTGGCCGCATCCAGGACGAGTCCATGCTCTACGAGCGGCGCAAGCACGACGGCAGCCTGCCGATCATCGGCGTCAACACCTTCCGCAATCCGCACGAGGAAGAGCACCGGGTGCTCGAACTGGCCCGCGGCACCGAAGCCGAGAAGCAGTCCCAGCTCCAGCGAGTCCGCGACTTCACCGACCGCCACCGCGACGAATCCCCCGCCGCGCTGGCCCGGCTCGCGACCGCCGCCGCCGGCGACGACAACGTCTTCGACGTCCTGATGGACGCCGCCCGCGTCTGCACCCTGCAACAGATCACCGACACCTTCTTCACCGTCGGCGGCCAGTACCGCCGCAACGTCTGA